The following coding sequences lie in one Corynebacterium anserum genomic window:
- a CDS encoding Ppx/GppA phosphatase family protein — protein sequence MRLGVLDVGSNTVHLVVVDAQRGGPPTPMSNWKTPMRLVEYLDKKGAINQKGQDKLFTGVALAKEMSEQFRCDQMLPFATSAIRSATNSEQVLDELEEETGVRLQILSGEEEARLTFLAVRRWYGWSAGRICDLDIGGGSLEMSIGTNENPDVACSVNLGAARLTKEWFDTDPPNKKDIGRLREYIDETLRDPVESLLDSGPIDLAVGTSKTFRMLARLTGAAPSSAGPRVKRTLTQPGLRQLISFISRMTSADRAELEGVSADRSHQIVAGALVAEAAMRKLGIEKLHMCPWALREGVIFQQTDLVHLR from the coding sequence GTGCGATTAGGTGTCCTAGACGTAGGAAGTAACACAGTTCATCTGGTGGTCGTCGATGCCCAACGGGGCGGACCACCCACACCGATGAGTAACTGGAAGACCCCGATGCGATTGGTGGAATACCTCGATAAGAAGGGCGCCATCAACCAGAAGGGGCAAGACAAACTCTTCACCGGAGTAGCTCTGGCCAAGGAGATGTCCGAGCAGTTCCGTTGTGACCAGATGCTTCCCTTTGCTACCTCGGCAATTCGCTCCGCCACTAACTCCGAACAGGTGTTGGATGAGCTGGAGGAAGAGACGGGCGTACGCCTGCAGATCCTCTCTGGGGAGGAAGAGGCGCGCCTTACCTTTTTAGCTGTTCGCCGTTGGTATGGGTGGTCCGCAGGCCGTATCTGTGACCTGGACATCGGTGGCGGATCCCTGGAAATGTCTATCGGTACCAACGAGAATCCGGATGTCGCCTGTTCGGTGAACCTCGGTGCCGCACGTTTGACCAAGGAATGGTTTGATACGGATCCGCCGAATAAGAAAGACATCGGGCGGTTGCGGGAGTACATCGATGAGACCTTGAGGGATCCAGTGGAAAGCTTGTTGGATTCCGGTCCGATTGATCTGGCAGTGGGGACATCGAAGACGTTTCGGATGCTAGCTCGTCTCACGGGCGCGGCGCCCAGCTCCGCGGGGCCACGCGTGAAGAGAACGTTGACGCAACCTGGTTTGCGCCAGCTCATCAGCTTCATTTCTCGCATGACCAGTGCAGACCGAGCCGAGCTGGAGGGTGTGAGTGCAGATCGCTCGCATCAGATCGTGGCGGGTGCCCTCGTTGCTGAAGCGGCGATGCGCAAATTAGGAATCGAAAAGCTGCATATGTGCCCGTGGGCGCTGCGCGAAGGCGTGATTTTCCAGCAGACTGATTTGGTTCACTTGCGCTAA
- a CDS encoding response regulator transcription factor: protein MTSVLIVEDEESLAEPLAFLLKKEGFEVFLAEDGQSALDTFAAEQIDIVLLDLMLPGMPGTEVCRQLRQISSVPVIMVTARDSEIDKVVGLELGADDYVTKPYFARELIARIRAVLRRGGDNTPQNESEADDGVVLREDRVMMDVERHIVTVDGEPVPMPLKEFDLLEYLMRNAGRVLTRGQLIDRVWGADYVGDTKTLDVHIKRLRSKIERNPSRPEVLVTVRGLGYKFES from the coding sequence GTGACTAGTGTGTTGATCGTTGAGGATGAGGAGTCCTTGGCGGAGCCGTTGGCTTTTCTTCTGAAAAAAGAGGGCTTTGAGGTCTTCTTGGCAGAGGATGGGCAAAGCGCTCTGGATACTTTCGCCGCCGAGCAGATTGACATTGTTCTGCTAGACCTCATGCTGCCTGGTATGCCGGGTACCGAAGTGTGCCGTCAGCTGCGCCAGATCTCCTCAGTGCCCGTCATCATGGTGACCGCACGCGATAGTGAAATTGACAAGGTCGTGGGGCTCGAGTTGGGAGCGGATGACTATGTAACGAAGCCTTATTTCGCACGGGAGCTGATCGCCCGGATCCGCGCTGTGTTGCGCAGGGGTGGGGATAATACTCCGCAGAACGAGTCTGAAGCCGATGACGGTGTGGTGTTGCGTGAGGATCGCGTCATGATGGATGTGGAGCGCCACATCGTCACCGTCGACGGTGAACCGGTACCCATGCCGTTGAAGGAGTTTGATTTGCTGGAGTACCTCATGCGCAACGCCGGCCGTGTGTTGACACGTGGCCAGCTTATAGACCGCGTGTGGGGTGCCGACTACGTAGGTGACACGAAAACTCTCGACGTGCACATTAAGCGCTTGCGGTCGAAAATCGAGCGTAACCCTTCCCGTCCGGAGGTTCTCGTCACCGTTCGCGGTCTGGGTTATAAGTTCGAGTCTTAG
- a CDS encoding sensor histidine kinase, protein MSDLLLGLVIGLVLGMVLGAVAVQIYRLRVKKLRNARTRAELKGNRVSTVAQMLHFAIQSAPSAVVVVDKRRNVVLSNTRAHELSLVHERSVNREVWEAVEKVFADQEPREVAFTPPPRRGNRPVIAVAGLAQLLSLQDDRYAVVYATDDSEHIRMESARRDFVANVSHELKTPVGAISLLTETLISEKEDPESVEYFGTKLINESRRMSQMISELIALSKLQGAESLPDPEVLSLDDIVEEAFDRCRLSAEAADIELVKDSGVEALVHGDKALLVTSVTNLVTNAINYSPAGTSVSISREMTENQAIVRVTDRGIGIAPEDQKRLFERFFRVDKARSRNTGGTGLGLAIVKHVMANHGGSVSVWSRVGTGSTFTLELPRYKGEGNALPEGEQPVVPSQCALSGGEEEQDGVREHRVNRVRRRTEQGGKE, encoded by the coding sequence ATGAGTGATCTGCTGCTAGGGCTGGTGATCGGCCTTGTTCTGGGAATGGTGCTGGGTGCCGTGGCTGTGCAGATCTACCGCCTACGCGTAAAAAAACTGCGCAACGCGCGCACGCGCGCGGAGCTGAAGGGCAACCGGGTATCCACCGTTGCTCAAATGCTGCATTTCGCTATCCAATCCGCTCCATCGGCTGTGGTGGTTGTGGATAAGCGACGCAACGTCGTCCTCTCCAATACTCGCGCCCATGAGCTGTCTCTTGTCCATGAGCGCAGCGTTAACCGCGAAGTGTGGGAGGCCGTGGAGAAAGTCTTTGCCGACCAGGAGCCTCGGGAAGTGGCTTTCACTCCTCCGCCTCGACGGGGAAACCGTCCAGTGATCGCCGTGGCTGGCTTGGCGCAGTTGCTGAGCCTGCAAGATGACCGTTATGCCGTGGTGTACGCGACGGACGACTCTGAACACATCCGCATGGAATCTGCACGCCGGGATTTTGTGGCGAACGTTTCCCACGAGCTGAAGACTCCAGTGGGTGCGATTTCTCTACTAACGGAGACACTCATATCGGAGAAGGAAGACCCGGAGTCCGTTGAGTATTTCGGCACGAAGCTGATTAACGAAAGTCGGCGTATGAGCCAGATGATCTCCGAACTCATCGCACTGTCCAAGCTTCAGGGAGCCGAATCTTTACCCGATCCTGAGGTGCTGAGCCTCGATGACATCGTGGAAGAGGCTTTTGACCGTTGCCGTCTCTCCGCAGAGGCAGCGGATATTGAGTTGGTGAAGGACTCCGGGGTGGAGGCTCTTGTCCACGGCGATAAGGCACTGCTGGTGACCTCCGTGACCAACCTCGTGACCAATGCCATCAACTATTCTCCGGCAGGAACCTCCGTGTCCATCTCGCGTGAAATGACCGAGAACCAAGCTATTGTGCGCGTGACTGACCGTGGTATCGGAATTGCTCCCGAGGACCAAAAGCGCCTGTTTGAACGCTTCTTCCGGGTAGATAAAGCTCGCTCACGCAACACCGGCGGAACAGGCTTGGGGTTGGCTATCGTGAAACATGTGATGGCGAATCACGGCGGTAGTGTATCCGTGTGGTCGCGGGTGGGAACGGGTTCCACATTTACTCTAGAATTGCCGCGCTACAAGGGCGAGGGCAATGCGCTCCCGGAGGGGGAACAACCGGTGGTGCCCAGCCAGTGTGCACTGTCCGGTGGGGAAGAGGAGCAGGATGGTGTTCGCGAACATCGGGTGAACCGTGTAAGAAGGCGCACCGAACAAGGGGGAAAAGAATAG
- the proC gene encoding pyrroline-5-carboxylate reductase translates to MTRIGIIGGGNIGEALLSGIIGNGTDSKNVIVSDPAAARLEQLKEKYGLITTEDSQEAADGADFLFICVKPDIVPVVLESVAETVEKNDNETVIVSVAAGVTINSIETLLPAGTPVVRVMPNTPMLVGKGASALAGGRFADEGHVEAVQEIMSATGTVVKVKEKDIDAVTAVSGSGPAYFFMVTEAMIDAGVNLGLPRPLAQELAIATADGAAQMMAQGQSQEGGDDPVTLRTKVSSPGGTTSAATRVLDEEGLRRAFYKAMEACKNRSVELGES, encoded by the coding sequence ATGACTCGAATTGGAATTATTGGCGGTGGAAATATCGGAGAAGCGCTGTTGTCTGGAATTATCGGCAACGGCACTGATTCGAAAAATGTGATCGTATCGGACCCCGCAGCTGCGCGTTTGGAGCAGTTGAAGGAGAAATACGGGCTGATCACCACTGAAGATAGCCAGGAAGCAGCTGACGGCGCCGATTTTCTGTTCATCTGCGTGAAGCCGGATATCGTTCCAGTTGTTCTGGAGTCCGTGGCAGAAACCGTAGAGAAGAATGACAACGAAACGGTGATTGTCTCTGTGGCAGCAGGGGTGACCATTAACTCCATAGAGACCTTGCTTCCGGCTGGGACCCCAGTTGTTCGGGTGATGCCCAACACTCCAATGCTCGTAGGAAAGGGTGCGTCTGCTCTGGCTGGTGGCCGTTTTGCGGATGAGGGGCATGTGGAGGCTGTTCAGGAGATCATGTCAGCCACCGGCACCGTGGTGAAGGTCAAAGAGAAGGATATCGACGCAGTAACTGCCGTCTCTGGGTCTGGTCCAGCCTATTTCTTCATGGTGACGGAAGCCATGATTGATGCGGGGGTGAACCTGGGTCTCCCACGTCCCCTTGCTCAGGAACTTGCGATAGCCACTGCCGACGGTGCCGCACAGATGATGGCCCAGGGGCAGTCTCAAGAGGGCGGCGATGATCCTGTCACGCTGCGCACTAAGGTATCTTCCCCCGGCGGCACTACCTCGGCTGCCACGCGAGTACTGGATGAGGAGGGGCTGCGTCGAGCTTTCTATAAGGCCATGGAAGCGTGTAAGAACCGCTCTGTGGAACTCGGGGAAAGCTAG